The genomic DNA caaaagaaggaaaGGATCTTTGTTCAATTTATTTGATTTCGTACCctttccttctctcttcttcttcgtataaTAATGGAAGAAACAAACTCTCAACTTTCCAAATTCCTCTCCtcttaaaaatcaaaccttatttttttttgggtttttgtgtgtgtttgaacccctctctctctctcgcaaggaggttttgggtttttttatttattttaaaaaccgTTCGTTTCGATGCAGACAAAAAGACAAcactagtgtttttttttttttttttataagaatagAGAGCATAATATTTGAATCTGGTAATAGAATGTAAGTAAATCTATCTCATCTCTTCCCATaaactcttcgtcttcttctctgttgTCTTATTCTTTTGCTTTACTCCAAAGCaatctcctttcttttttttttgcctgatcatatttgatttttaatgattttatcatCTGACCACTTCCCCCTTTTGGTTTAGATTAGTTTCAATTTCAATCCGAAAACCATTGTTGAAAATTTCTCTACTTTTCGAACATTTTTGTCTTTGAaagtttgacttttttttttgtttgtgaattgtgtgtgtttttttggggGCAGAAGCTATATATGATGGGTACCCGAgggaaggaggaagaggaagaattgTTCGCTGATGCCCGTGAAGAGGTTTCATCTGTTTCTGATTGTAACTCTGAAGTCGCCGCCGATGATTTTGTTCAAGCAACTGGCGATTTAGATCTCTGGACTATGAATCCTGAGAGTGTTGATAACCGTCGCCTAAAGTTTTTTCAATCTATGGgttttagtttcaaaaaaagaaactttgaccttgatcttgatcttgatcgTCTTGGAGATTCTTGTTCGGACCATGTCCCGGTTTCAAAACAGTTAAACTCTGTGTTTGAAACTAAtcacgaggaggatgatgatgaggaggaggaggaggaggaggatgagaagTTGCTGAGGAATGAATCTATATCCTCTagatcctctgtttcctctgtttcatcattGTCAACTTCTTCTTTGGCTGAGGCCTTTAGTTTCAGAGGTTCGTTTCAGAATCGTGCCAAGAACTTTGATGATCAGATTTTGCTGACGAGAGATTATTCCAGCAATAGTAGTAGCATTGCTGAGGGTTTGAGTGAATCTGGTTCGAGTAGGTCTGGTAGCTATGGAGATTTCCAGAACTCTCCCATGAGTCGTTATGAAGATTCGCCTAAGAAGGGAGGAGCTAAAGGTTGGTTAAAGAAGTTAGGTGTGTTAACTCATATCCTCGACAAAAATGAAGAGTGCACTGATGGTGAGTCAATGGGATCATCGGTACGGAGGCAACTAACTCGAGTTCAGTCTTTTAAAAAGCAGTTCAAGGAGCTTTCGTCTCTTTGTATCGGACAAGAGTTCTCTGCGCATGACGGATCCGTTGTGGTGATGAAGTTTTCACATGATGGGAAGTACTTAGCTAGTGCTGGTGAAGACTGTGTTGTGCGAGTGTGGAACATAACGGAAGACGAGAGAAGAGACAACGAGTTTGAAGTGGTGGAGTCTGATTCAAGCTCTAGTTGTGTCTATTTTGGAATGAATGACAAGTCTCAGATTGAGCCTCTCAAGACTGAGACTGACAAGGTTGAAAAGAGCAGCAGAGGGTTGTTGAGGAAGAAGTCAGAATCGACTTGCGCTGTGTTGCCCTCAAAAGTCTTCAGTATATCTGAAACCCCTCAGCACGAGTTCCAAGGACATAAGGGTGAAATCTTGGATCTTTCTTGGTCGGAGAAAGGGGTAAATTACTCTCccattttgttttgtcttttaatgGTAAGAAGATGAGATGATGGAACTAATTAACAACTTGTGATTGTGCACTGCAGTTTCTACTGTCATCTTCAGTGGACGAGACTGTTCGATTGTGGCGAGTTGGTTCTTCTGATGAATGCATCAGAGTTTTCTCTCATAAGAGCTTTGGTGAGTTTGTTTCTCTATCTGCCTTCTTCAATTCTGTTTTTGGTATGTCTTCTTACGCACgttctctcttccttttgtgACAGTGACTTGTGTGGCATTCAATCCTGTGGATGACGATTACTTTATAAGTGGATCGATTGATGGAAAAGTCCGAATATGGGATGTGTCCCGTTTCCGAGTTGTTGACTACACTgatataagagagattgttacAGCTTTGTGCTACCGACCTGATGCTAAGGGTGCGGTAGTAGGTTCTATGACTGGAGAATGTCGCTTTTATCACACAATtggtacgtttttttttttttttttttaacttttcggATTGCCAAACACGCAAGTAAAAccatttgtgtgttttgatatCTGAATCATCTTCATGAACTTCAGATAACCAGCTGCAACTGGATAGAGAGATCAGTTTACATGGGAAGAAGAAGGCTCCTAGCAAAAGAATCActggttttcagttttttccTGGTGATTCGGACAAACTGATGGTTACTTCTGCTGATTCTCAAATCCGAATAATCTGCGGAGTGGATACAATCTGCAAGCTTAAAAAAGGTTTCGTCTTTCGTTCAATATATAGGTGTTGCTGTTATGAGTTTATTTatggtgtatatatatctttgcaGCTTCAAGTCTTGGAACAACACTGACGAGTCCAACATTTGCTTCATTCACATCTGATGGGAAACACATTGTCTCAACAATAGAAGACTCAGGCATTCATGTTTGGGACTACTCTCAACCCAACAAGAAGGCTTCTTCTcagaaaccaaaaaccattAGATCTTACGAGGGGTTTCTCTCACAAAATGTGTCTGTGGCTATACCTTGGCTAGGCCAGCAGGGGAAGGAGGACAATTTCATAGCAGATTTGGAAAAAACGTTTGCTCATTTCCCGGTTCCCATGGACTACTTATCTCCAATCAAAGGAGCAACAACGTGGCCAGAAGAGAAGCTTGGAGTGGCAGGTGCGGCTGCAGCAGCGGTTTCAGCTACAGTCAGCAGTAGATCCAAGTTGAGGCTCTTAAGGAGTGTGTGCCAGAACGTTAATACCTCTTCGCCTCACCTGTGGGGGCTTGTGATTGTGACAGCAACTTGGGACGGTAGGATCAGAGTGTTCCATAACTACGGTTTACCAATTCGGGTCTAAAGATCCTGAAGCAGTGCGTGTAGATTTGAGAGTTGTGGCAGCGTTAGTGCAgtattctttgattttgtttggagCTTACTTAGCCTTAAGATATGCACATTAGGACCATGAGCTAAGTGGGTCTCTCTTTGTATTTGCTTGTAATTGGTACTATTTGTATAGTgtgacatcttttttttttttggtgtgtaatCATTTGTTATGAAAATACCAATCATCACTCggaattgaatttgttttcaaGGTAAAGGTAATTGTCGTACTCATAAAACTAAACATAAACAGTATATTAATTGGAATGACTTGTCACTTAGTACCTAGCTAGTCTCTTATGAAGAATTGGGAGAGTTGTATTTTGGCAAGTATAATTTGAAACCAATCGAATATGGATCATTTGTTATAGGCTAAAA from Camelina sativa cultivar DH55 chromosome 2, Cs, whole genome shotgun sequence includes the following:
- the LOC104729678 gene encoding WD repeat-containing protein 44-like translates to MMGTRGKEEEEELFADAREEVSSVSDCNSEVAADDFVQATGDLDLWTMNPESVDNRRLKFFQSMGFSFKKRNFDLDLDLDRLGDSCSDHVPVSKQLNSVFETNHEEDDDEEEEEEEDEKLLRNESISSRSSVSSVSSLSTSSLAEAFSFRGSFQNRAKNFDDQILLTRDYSSNSSSIAEGLSESGSSRSGSYGDFQNSPMSRYEDSPKKGGAKGWLKKLGVLTHILDKNEECTDGESMGSSVRRQLTRVQSFKKQFKELSSLCIGQEFSAHDGSVVVMKFSHDGKYLASAGEDCVVRVWNITEDERRDNEFEVVESDSSSSCVYFGMNDKSQIEPLKTETDKVEKSSRGLLRKKSESTCAVLPSKVFSISETPQHEFQGHKGEILDLSWSEKGFLLSSSVDETVRLWRVGSSDECIRVFSHKSFVTCVAFNPVDDDYFISGSIDGKVRIWDVSRFRVVDYTDIREIVTALCYRPDAKGAVVGSMTGECRFYHTIDNQLQLDREISLHGKKKAPSKRITGFQFFPGDSDKLMVTSADSQIRIICGVDTICKLKKASSLGTTLTSPTFASFTSDGKHIVSTIEDSGIHVWDYSQPNKKASSQKPKTIRSYEGFLSQNVSVAIPWLGQQGKEDNFIADLEKTFAHFPVPMDYLSPIKGATTWPEEKLGVAGAAAAAVSATVSSRSKLRLLRSVCQNVNTSSPHLWGLVIVTATWDGRIRVFHNYGLPIRV